In Bos taurus isolate L1 Dominette 01449 registration number 42190680 breed Hereford chromosome 11, ARS-UCD2.0, whole genome shotgun sequence, one DNA window encodes the following:
- the CHCHD5 gene encoding coiled-coil-helix-coiled-coil-helix domain-containing protein 5 codes for MQAALEITARYCSRELEQYGQCVAAKPESWQRDCHHLKMSIAQCTSAHPIIRQIRQACSEPFKAFEECLRQNEAAMGNCAEHVRRFLQCAEQVQPTHRPSTLEAHPLPAS; via the exons AT GCAGGCAGCCCTGGAGATCACTGCTCGCTACTGCAGCCGGGAGCTGGAGCAGTATGGCCAGTGTGTGGCAGCCAAACCGGAGTCATGGCAGCGAGACTGTCACCACCTTAAGATGAGCATTGCCCAGTGCACATCCGCCCA CCCAATCATCCGTCAGATCCGCCAGGCCTGTTCGGAGCCTTTCAAGGCCTTTGAGGAATGTCTTCGACAGAATGAGGCCGCCATGGGCAACTGTGCGGAGCATGTGCGCCGATTCCTGCAGTGTGCAGAGCAGGTGCAACCGACACATAGACCCTCCACCTTGGAG
- the CHCHD5 gene encoding coiled-coil-helix-coiled-coil-helix domain-containing protein 5 isoform X1 has protein sequence MQAALEITARYCSRELEQYGQCVAAKPESWQRDCHHLKMSIAQCTSAHPIIRQIRQACSEPFKAFEECLRQNEAAMGNCAEHVRRFLQCAEQVQPTHRPSTLEVLVMALRIF, from the exons AT GCAGGCAGCCCTGGAGATCACTGCTCGCTACTGCAGCCGGGAGCTGGAGCAGTATGGCCAGTGTGTGGCAGCCAAACCGGAGTCATGGCAGCGAGACTGTCACCACCTTAAGATGAGCATTGCCCAGTGCACATCCGCCCA CCCAATCATCCGTCAGATCCGCCAGGCCTGTTCGGAGCCTTTCAAGGCCTTTGAGGAATGTCTTCGACAGAATGAGGCCGCCATGGGCAACTGTGCGGAGCATGTGCGCCGATTCCTGCAGTGTGCAGAGCAGGTGCAACCGACACATAGACCCTCCACCTTGGAG
- the CHCHD5 gene encoding coiled-coil-helix-coiled-coil-helix domain-containing protein 5 isoform X2 gives MQAALEITARYCSRELEQYGQCVAAKPESWQRDCHHLKMSIAQCTSAHPIIRQIRQACSEPFKAFEECLRQNEAAMGNCAEHVRRFLQCAEQVQPTHRPSTLEHNPQGS, from the exons AT GCAGGCAGCCCTGGAGATCACTGCTCGCTACTGCAGCCGGGAGCTGGAGCAGTATGGCCAGTGTGTGGCAGCCAAACCGGAGTCATGGCAGCGAGACTGTCACCACCTTAAGATGAGCATTGCCCAGTGCACATCCGCCCA CCCAATCATCCGTCAGATCCGCCAGGCCTGTTCGGAGCCTTTCAAGGCCTTTGAGGAATGTCTTCGACAGAATGAGGCCGCCATGGGCAACTGTGCGGAGCATGTGCGCCGATTCCTGCAGTGTGCAGAGCAGGTGCAACCGACACATAGACCCTCCACCTTGGAG